A single window of Oxyura jamaicensis isolate SHBP4307 breed ruddy duck chromosome 3, BPBGC_Ojam_1.0, whole genome shotgun sequence DNA harbors:
- the PTCRA gene encoding pre T-cell antigen receptor alpha: MEVLRMLLASALLPLLPPSGASVPTLAPPLTMVVDGQHRQLVVCVVSDVPPGSGDAVWISSGNGSALQSFTYGASPEDGGTVCAVSILPESPPDGGLLACHVGPNSTAPARSSSPVPVTGRGLWLAPMCTCRLLPSCSPSRRQ, translated from the exons atggagGTGCTCCGCATGCTGCTGGCCTCCGCCCTGCTCCCGCTCCTGCCCC CCTCTGGAGCCTCCGTGCCCACGCTGGCGCCGCCGTTGACCATGGTGGTGGACGGGCAGCACCGGCAGCTGGTGGTGTGCGTGGTGAGCGACGTGCCGCCCGGCTCCGGCGACGCCGTCTGGATCTCCAGCGGGAACGGCAGCGCCCTGCAGTCCTTCACCTACGGGGCCTCGCCGGAGGACGGCGGCACCGTCTGCGCCGTCTCCATCCTCCCCGAAAGCCCCCCAGACGGTGGGCTTCTGGCTTGCCACGTAGGGCCCAACAGCACCGCTCCGGCCCGCAGCTCCAGCCCCGTCCCCGTCACAG GAAGGGGTTTGTGGCTGGCCCCCATGTGCACCTGCcgcctcctccccagctgctccccgTCCCGCAGGCAGtga
- the CNPY3 gene encoding protein canopy homolog 3, with protein MRRAGWDWPGAPRSPLRLVVAVVTGARRGRMRGPGSGAMAAAAAVAAEGPAVLLLLLAAAAAGGDDSDWVRLPSKCEVCKYVALELKSAFEETGKTKEVIDTKYGFLDGKGSAVKYTQSDIRLIEVTENICKRLLDYNLHKERSGSNRFAKGMSETFETLHNLVHKGVKVVMDIPYELWNETSAEVADLKKQCDVLVEEYEDVIEDWYRHHQTEDLSQFLCADHVLKGKDASCLAEKWTGKKGDLASMGEKPSKKKSGKKKKKTTKEQSEGIESLPDAGAALEEHGVQEEAPLPHSPADEL; from the exons ATGAGGCGCGCGGGCTGGGATTGGCCGGGCGCGCCACGCAGCCCGCTTCGATTGGTCGTTGCCGTGGTTACCGGGGCGAGGCGCGGCCGGATGCGTGGCCCCGGAAGCGGagccatggcggcggcggcggctgtgGCGGCGGAGGGCCCCGCcgtgctcctcctgctgctggcggcggcggcggcgggcggcgacGACTCGGACTGGGTGCGGCTGCCCAGCAAGTGCGAGG TGTGCAAGTACGTGGCGCTGGAGCTGAAATCTGCTTTTGAGGAGACTGGCAAGACCAAGGAGGTGATCGACACGAAGTATGGCTTCCTGGACGGGAAGGGCTCTGCCGTCAAGTACACGCAGTC GGACATCCGGCTCATCGAGGTGACGGAGAACATCTGCAAGAGGCTGCTGGATTACAACCTGCATAAGGAGAGGAGCGGCAGCAACAGATTTGCAAAG GGCATGTCGGAAACCTTTGAGACCCTGCACAACCTGGTGCACAAGGGCGTCAAGGTGGTGATGGACATCCCCTACGAGCTGTGGAACGAGACCTCTGCCGAGGTGGCCGACCTCAAAAAGCAG TGCGACGTGCTGGTGGAGGAGTACGAAGACGTGATTGAGGACTGGTACAGGCACCACCAGACAGAGGATCTCTCCCAGTTTCTCTGTGCCGACCATGTGCTAAAAGGGAAGGACGCGA GCTGCCTGGCGGAGAAATGGACTGGCAAGAAGGGCGACTTGGCGAGCATGGGGGAGAAGCCGAGCAAGAAAAAGagtgggaagaagaagaagaaaaccacGAAGGAGCAGAGCGAGGGCATCGAGAGCCTCCCCGATGCAGGGGCCGCCCTGGAGGAGCACGGTGTCCAGGAGGAGGCCCCGCTCCCCCACAGCCCTGCCGACGAGCTGTAG